The Polynucleobacter necessarius genome has a window encoding:
- a CDS encoding DUF1622 domain-containing protein — MNLIDTIRNVSDIMDALGVAIVSIGVLRGLFLFIKDWITQTLDIAYKVFRIQIVRSLILGLEILVAGDVIRTVAISPSLTSVAVLGVIVLIRCFLSWSLSLEIDGRWPWQAPAKPEAK; from the coding sequence ATGAACTTAATCGACACAATTAGAAATGTCAGTGACATTATGGATGCGCTAGGTGTAGCGATTGTTTCCATTGGGGTCTTAAGGGGCCTTTTTCTATTCATTAAAGACTGGATTACTCAAACTCTTGATATCGCCTACAAAGTTTTCCGTATTCAGATAGTCCGCTCACTTATTCTAGGCTTAGAGATATTGGTGGCGGGAGATGTGATTCGAACCGTGGCAATTAGCCCAAGTCTGACGAGTGTTGCGGTATTGGGGGTTATTGTGTTGATTCGCTGCTTTTTGAGTTGGTCGCTCTCCCTGGAGATTGATGGGCGCTGGCCGTGGCAGGCACCTGCTAAACCAGAAGCTAAATGA
- a CDS encoding chloride channel protein, with protein MFWRRWTRKITTRSVLITLIAVATSITVFRALFGNVISFSIPTLVAPELANLVLYAILGLIVGLMGALYNRNILFGLNIFSTTMPNIPAALKAAFVGAGVGLIAYWQPSWVGGGALQAQQILSNNLGAQALLTLLIVRWLLGSISYSPSLPGGLFAPLLLVGAIFGALFAQLINFIPVLAFQADTVSFALVGMAAFLRQ; from the coding sequence TTGTTTTGGAGGAGGTGGACTCGCAAGATAACCACCCGAAGTGTCCTCATTACGCTGATTGCGGTTGCTACGAGCATTACTGTATTTCGGGCTCTCTTCGGCAATGTAATTTCTTTTAGCATTCCCACCTTAGTTGCGCCAGAGTTGGCCAACTTGGTTCTCTATGCAATCCTGGGATTAATTGTTGGTTTGATGGGTGCTTTATACAATCGCAATATCTTATTTGGGCTGAATATATTTTCCACTACCATGCCTAATATCCCTGCCGCACTCAAAGCAGCTTTTGTTGGGGCGGGAGTTGGATTGATTGCCTACTGGCAGCCTTCTTGGGTTGGCGGAGGTGCCTTACAGGCTCAGCAAATACTGTCCAATAATTTAGGCGCTCAAGCACTACTTACTTTGTTAATAGTGCGCTGGTTGTTGGGTTCTATCTCTTATTCCCCTAGTTTGCCTGGCGGCCTGTTTGCTCCTTTGCTGTTGGTCGGTGCAATTTTTGGAGCTTTATTTGCCCAGCTCATTAACTTTATTCCAGTCCTTGCATTTCAGGCCGATACAGTGTCGTTTGCCTTAGTTGGAATGGCTGCTTTTTTACGGCAGTAG
- a CDS encoding alpha/beta fold hydrolase codes for MNFYGNTLNRLPNQSLPTFILWGERDEIFSISGLPVLKKKFPHSQSHRLANAGHLVMLEQPVKIANLYTSFLKNSQ; via the coding sequence GTGAATTTTTATGGCAATACTTTAAATCGATTGCCCAATCAATCTTTGCCAACCTTCATTCTATGGGGTGAGCGTGATGAAATTTTTAGTATTTCGGGATTACCAGTCTTAAAAAAGAAATTTCCCCACTCTCAATCTCATCGCTTAGCGAATGCTGGTCATTTAGTCATGCTAGAGCAGCCGGTGAAAATTGCTAATCTGTATACATCATTTCTTAAAAATTCTCAGTAG
- a CDS encoding DUF3501 family protein, with amino-acid sequence MGIITRDSLLRLEAYHKERPAFREKAIKERRLRTVHLGDHVTLIFENEFLMRYQIQEMLRVEKIFEEEGIEDELNAYNPLVPSGSDFKATMMIEYPNEADRKVALAKLVGIEHQIFIEVEGQPRVYAIADEDLERSTADKTSAVHFMRFDLTNDMKMALKAGAQMMVGCDHKGYPMHVQTLPPETLASLVSDLS; translated from the coding sequence ATGGGAATCATTACACGCGATAGTCTTTTAAGACTCGAGGCTTATCACAAAGAGCGTCCAGCTTTTCGTGAAAAAGCAATTAAAGAGCGCCGTCTTCGAACCGTTCACCTTGGAGATCACGTAACACTGATTTTTGAGAATGAGTTTTTAATGCGCTATCAAATTCAAGAAATGTTGCGTGTAGAAAAAATATTTGAAGAGGAGGGTATTGAGGATGAGTTGAATGCCTACAACCCTTTGGTGCCAAGCGGTTCAGATTTCAAGGCCACCATGATGATTGAATATCCTAATGAGGCAGATCGTAAAGTTGCACTTGCGAAGTTGGTAGGCATTGAGCATCAAATATTTATCGAAGTCGAAGGTCAACCACGTGTTTATGCAATTGCTGATGAAGACTTGGAACGCTCTACTGCTGATAAAACCTCGGCAGTGCACTTTATGCGCTTTGATCTTACAAACGATATGAAGATGGCATTAAAAGCTGGCGCTCAGATGATGGTAGGTTGTGACCATAAAGGTTACCCAATGCATGTTCAGACACTACCCCCGGAAACTTTAGCTTCACTTGTTTCTGATCTGAGTTAA
- a CDS encoding glycosyltransferase yields MEGGAHVVSEAIALGIPVIASDIAGNRGLLGDDYPGYYPVAGESALAALLYRAETDTHFYSSLKKHIELRKNLISPEREKKSIQGLLDKLTDK; encoded by the coding sequence ATGGAGGGTGGCGCTCATGTTGTCTCTGAGGCAATAGCCTTGGGTATTCCGGTAATTGCATCGGACATAGCAGGTAATCGAGGCTTACTTGGGGATGACTACCCTGGTTATTACCCAGTTGCAGGTGAATCTGCACTTGCAGCCCTGTTATATCGAGCAGAAACTGACACTCATTTTTACTCTTCACTAAAAAAACACATCGAGCTTCGAAAAAATCTCATCAGCCCAGAGCGTGAGAAAAAGTCAATTCAGGGGCTACTCGACAAGCTGACAGACAAGTAA
- a CDS encoding rubrerythrin family protein, translating to MAKSVKGTKTEESLKEAFAGESQANRRYLYFANQADIAGANDVAAVFRSTAEGETGHAHGHMEYLIEGGAGEPGTGMPAKTVAEALQAAIAGETHEYTDMYPGMAKTARDEGFDEIADWFETLAKAERSHANKFTKTLEAHLANA from the coding sequence ATGGCTAAATCCGTAAAAGGTACAAAGACTGAAGAGTCTTTGAAGGAAGCGTTTGCTGGTGAATCACAAGCAAACCGTCGTTATTTGTATTTCGCGAACCAAGCTGATATCGCTGGCGCAAATGATGTTGCAGCAGTATTCCGCTCAACAGCTGAAGGCGAAACAGGTCATGCCCATGGTCATATGGAATATTTGATCGAAGGCGGTGCAGGCGAGCCAGGTACTGGCATGCCAGCTAAGACAGTTGCTGAAGCATTGCAAGCAGCTATTGCTGGTGAAACACACGAGTACACAGATATGTATCCAGGTATGGCTAAAACAGCACGCGACGAAGGCTTTGATGAAATCGCTGACTGGTTTGAAACACTAGCTAAGGCTGAGCGTAGCCACGCTAACAAATTTACAAAAACATTAGAAGCACATTTGGCAAACGCTTAA
- a CDS encoding glutathione S-transferase — MKPILYSYRRCPYAMRARMALKYAGIEVEHREIELRKKPESMLLLSPKGTVPVLSIEGRVLEQSLEIMYWALMQSDPDGWTLVDESIAQAWLEKNDGPFKTLLDQYKYPNRHPELRQAEVLNQLQEIMLKPMEAALATNTYLMGTRRSWVDIAIFPFIRQLSKVDPKVFEGLPLPHIKQWLQRLIEAPVFTAVMQKYPTWVD; from the coding sequence ATGAAGCCAATCCTGTATTCCTACCGAAGGTGCCCTTATGCAATGAGGGCTCGCATGGCATTGAAATATGCTGGCATTGAGGTGGAGCATCGTGAGATTGAGCTCAGGAAAAAACCGGAATCGATGTTGCTCTTATCGCCCAAGGGAACCGTTCCAGTTTTGTCTATCGAGGGACGCGTGCTGGAGCAGAGTCTGGAGATCATGTACTGGGCGCTGATGCAGTCAGATCCAGATGGCTGGACGCTAGTTGATGAGTCTATCGCTCAAGCATGGCTTGAGAAAAATGATGGTCCGTTTAAGACTTTGTTGGATCAATATAAGTATCCCAATCGACATCCTGAGTTGAGGCAGGCTGAGGTGCTGAACCAGTTGCAAGAAATCATGCTCAAACCCATGGAAGCCGCCTTAGCAACAAACACCTACTTAATGGGCACTCGAAGGAGTTGGGTTGATATCGCTATTTTTCCGTTTATCCGACAACTTTCGAAGGTTGATCCGAAGGTCTTTGAGGGTTTGCCTTTGCCACATATCAAGCAATGGCTCCAGCGCTTGATTGAGGCCCCAGTATTTACTGCGGTGATGCAAAAGTATCCAACTTGGGTGGATTGA
- a CDS encoding DsbA family protein, which translates to MRPTIKIDFVSDVACPWCAVGLGNLNKAITAFGDKANFEVHFRPFELNPNMPLGGQDAIEHLTEKYGLTVEQVQANQAQIRARGP; encoded by the coding sequence ATGAGACCCACCATCAAAATTGACTTTGTATCGGACGTAGCCTGCCCATGGTGCGCCGTAGGTTTAGGAAACCTCAATAAAGCTATTACCGCATTCGGCGATAAAGCAAACTTTGAAGTGCACTTCCGACCTTTTGAACTTAATCCCAATATGCCCTTAGGCGGCCAAGATGCAATCGAGCATCTTACTGAAAAGTATGGCCTTACCGTAGAGCAAGTACAAGCCAACCAAGCCCAGATTAGAGCGCGCGGCCCTTGA
- a CDS encoding chloride channel protein gives MIDSTSIHQTKSESSEILGLNIWRLVAVAAVAGIGVGLIGGTFHWMLVHGSERFSTLLVSWKVDGFYGVPGWIGAALIVGISIGIARWMVYFAPSAAGSGVQHVEAVMRKEADPAPLRVLPIKFFGGLLVMIPGMALGREGPTIQMAAVIGSQCGRIFRLSKEDGFLLYTAVAGAGLSVAFNAPMAGIAFVLEEVDSQDNHPKCPHYADCGCYEHYCISGSLRQCNFF, from the coding sequence ATGATCGATTCCACCAGCATCCATCAAACTAAATCTGAATCTTCGGAGATTTTGGGTCTTAATATCTGGCGCTTGGTAGCTGTAGCCGCGGTTGCCGGCATTGGTGTGGGATTGATTGGGGGCACTTTTCATTGGATGCTAGTTCACGGAAGTGAGCGCTTTTCCACACTCTTGGTGAGCTGGAAGGTTGATGGATTTTATGGTGTCCCTGGATGGATTGGCGCTGCTTTAATTGTTGGCATTAGCATCGGCATAGCCCGTTGGATGGTTTATTTTGCCCCTAGTGCGGCGGGTAGTGGAGTCCAGCACGTAGAAGCAGTTATGCGTAAAGAAGCTGATCCTGCGCCATTACGTGTTTTGCCAATTAAATTTTTCGGTGGATTGCTTGTAATGATCCCGGGGATGGCTTTAGGTCGAGAAGGGCCAACTATTCAGATGGCTGCCGTCATAGGGAGCCAATGTGGCCGCATTTTTAGATTGAGTAAGGAAGATGGATTCTTGCTCTATACGGCGGTAGCAGGGGCCGGATTATCAGTGGCGTTCAATGCCCCCATGGCTGGCATTGCATTTGTTTTGGAGGAGGTGGACTCGCAAGATAACCACCCGAAGTGTCCTCATTACGCTGATTGCGGTTGCTACGAGCATTACTGTATTTCGGGCTCTCTTCGGCAATGTAATTTCTTTTAG
- a CDS encoding heterodisulfide reductase-related iron-sulfur binding cluster yields the protein MTTREGSLEAPTRHPLDWQNPKFYDKADLEAEMERVFDLCHGCRRCVSLCGSFPTLFDLVDATEDLEMEQVDKADYQKVVDQCYLCDVCYMTKCPYVPPHPWNIDFPRLMLRAKAVNFKDDKASFRDKLLSSTDKLGHFAGIPIVTQAVNAVNSTGLARLVMEGALGVDKNAWIPEYAPKTFPQLAKKSEDLPVVDGAKTPGKVAIYATCYINYNEPGIGQDLIKILKHNAIPYELVDKEACCGMPKLELGDLESVAENKEKNIPKLAKLAREGYAILTPIPSCTLMFKQELPLMFPDCADTQLVKDAMWDPFEYFMARNSDGLLKKDFSKELGHVSYHMACHSRVQNVGQKTAETLKLVPGTEVNVVKRCSGHSGTWGVKKEFHETAMKIGKPVFRRMAEEEPNYISSDCQLAGHHIEQGMEELGLPKSEMAHPLTLLAKAYGL from the coding sequence ATGACAACTCGCGAAGGTAGTTTAGAAGCTCCAACCAGACACCCCTTGGATTGGCAAAATCCCAAATTCTACGACAAGGCTGATTTGGAAGCGGAGATGGAGCGCGTCTTTGATCTTTGCCATGGCTGCCGTCGTTGCGTGAGCCTTTGCGGATCCTTCCCGACCCTTTTTGATTTAGTGGATGCTACCGAAGATCTGGAGATGGAGCAGGTTGATAAGGCGGATTACCAAAAGGTAGTTGATCAGTGTTACCTGTGTGATGTTTGTTACATGACCAAGTGCCCGTATGTTCCACCACATCCTTGGAACATTGACTTCCCGCGTCTGATGCTTCGTGCAAAGGCTGTGAACTTTAAGGATGACAAGGCAAGCTTCCGCGACAAACTTTTATCCTCAACAGATAAGCTCGGTCACTTTGCTGGTATTCCGATTGTGACTCAAGCAGTCAATGCTGTGAACAGTACTGGCCTTGCTCGTTTAGTGATGGAAGGCGCTTTAGGCGTGGATAAGAACGCTTGGATTCCGGAATACGCCCCGAAGACATTCCCACAGTTAGCTAAAAAATCTGAGGATCTGCCAGTAGTGGATGGCGCTAAGACGCCTGGAAAAGTCGCTATTTATGCAACTTGCTATATCAATTACAACGAACCAGGAATTGGTCAAGATCTCATTAAGATTCTGAAGCACAATGCCATTCCTTATGAGTTGGTGGACAAAGAAGCCTGTTGTGGCATGCCTAAGCTGGAGCTCGGTGACTTGGAATCCGTTGCGGAAAACAAGGAAAAAAATATTCCGAAGTTGGCGAAGTTGGCACGTGAAGGCTATGCCATCTTGACTCCAATCCCATCCTGCACTTTGATGTTCAAGCAGGAATTGCCACTTATGTTCCCAGATTGTGCTGATACGCAATTGGTAAAAGATGCTATGTGGGATCCGTTTGAGTACTTCATGGCTCGCAACTCCGATGGACTGCTAAAGAAAGACTTCAGTAAAGAGTTGGGCCATGTTAGCTATCACATGGCTTGTCACTCACGCGTACAAAACGTGGGTCAAAAGACTGCAGAAACTCTGAAGCTGGTGCCTGGTACCGAGGTGAATGTGGTTAAGCGCTGCTCAGGACATTCTGGTACATGGGGTGTAAAGAAAGAGTTTCATGAAACCGCAATGAAAATTGGTAAGCCGGTATTCAGGAGAATGGCTGAAGAAGAGCCAAACTACATTAGTTCTGACTGCCAGTTGGCAGGTCATCATATTGAGCAAGGCATGGAAGAGCTTGGACTGCCAAAATCAGAAATGGCTCACCCATTAACTTTGCTTGCTAAGGCATACGGTCTTTAA
- a CDS encoding DUF2252 domain-containing protein, translating into MPSKLYESFLKKNPSPQERFDLGKSIRKAVDRPSIGQFTVENKLQGPIEILLSQAKTRIPEYIPIRHARMAADPFAFFRGGAASMAHDLSKTPSPSIQVQLCGDMHVSNFGFFSTTEHQLVFGINDFDETLPGNFDWDLKRLTASAMIAAQLLGQDQLYGEKIVRNICQAYRNNMRQYSTMPYTDLKRTYIDDKSLTNIATKHANETSQKYLKGLLDKARKNNGHGMLGKLTEVTEAGIRLINNPPLIEHLQFSPNGTRITELNDEGISSYIHSLAPDRKHLLSRYKWIDWARKVVGVSSVGTGCWVMYFEGLDENDPLFLQTKRAQKSILASYFPDTQFKSEGERVVHGQCLIQGAPDLFLGYGKTVEADFYVQQLRDMKGGISVGNDGINAKIFPDFAKLFGWALANAHARSGDPAVLAGYCGKNELLDDALVKFSLAYSK; encoded by the coding sequence ATGCCTAGCAAACTGTATGAGTCATTTCTCAAAAAGAATCCAAGTCCTCAAGAGCGGTTTGATCTAGGAAAATCGATTCGTAAAGCGGTTGATAGGCCCTCAATTGGACAATTTACGGTAGAAAATAAGCTCCAAGGCCCAATTGAAATTTTGCTTTCCCAAGCAAAAACTCGAATTCCTGAATACATCCCGATTCGCCATGCTCGAATGGCAGCCGATCCCTTTGCGTTTTTTAGAGGAGGTGCTGCAAGCATGGCTCACGACTTATCTAAAACTCCAAGCCCCTCTATTCAAGTGCAATTATGCGGAGATATGCATGTTAGCAACTTTGGATTCTTTTCTACCACTGAGCACCAGCTCGTCTTTGGAATTAATGATTTTGATGAAACCCTTCCCGGAAATTTTGATTGGGATTTAAAGCGTCTAACAGCTAGCGCCATGATTGCGGCGCAATTACTCGGTCAAGATCAGCTATATGGAGAGAAGATCGTACGCAATATCTGTCAGGCATATCGAAATAACATGCGTCAATACTCGACCATGCCTTATACCGATCTAAAGCGCACTTATATTGACGATAAATCGCTTACCAACATTGCAACAAAACACGCAAATGAAACAAGTCAGAAATACTTAAAGGGCTTATTGGATAAAGCTCGAAAAAATAATGGTCATGGCATGCTTGGGAAATTAACTGAAGTAACTGAGGCCGGAATTCGCCTCATTAATAATCCTCCACTCATAGAGCATCTTCAATTCTCACCAAATGGCACAAGAATTACCGAACTCAATGATGAAGGGATTAGTTCCTATATTCACTCATTAGCCCCAGATCGTAAGCACTTATTATCACGCTACAAATGGATTGATTGGGCAAGAAAGGTTGTTGGAGTTAGTAGCGTTGGCACCGGTTGCTGGGTGATGTATTTTGAGGGGCTAGATGAAAATGACCCCCTTTTTCTTCAGACGAAACGGGCACAAAAATCGATCCTCGCCTCATATTTCCCTGATACGCAATTTAAATCGGAAGGTGAGCGCGTTGTTCATGGACAGTGTCTCATTCAAGGAGCTCCAGATCTTTTTCTGGGTTATGGAAAAACAGTAGAAGCAGATTTTTATGTCCAGCAATTACGCGATATGAAGGGCGGAATTTCAGTTGGCAACGATGGAATTAATGCCAAAATATTCCCAGATTTTGCAAAACTCTTTGGGTGGGCACTAGCCAATGCTCATGCCCGTTCAGGAGATCCTGCGGTTCTAGCTGGCTACTGTGGAAAAAATGAGCTTCTTGATGATGCCCTCGTCAAATTCTCGCTGGCCTACAGCAAGTAA
- the egtD gene encoding L-histidine N(alpha)-methyltransferase, translated as MKPTLTQELLLSLTADTPSISPKFFYDEIGSHLFEVITLLEEYYPTRTEKWIMDTYQSEIANAVGSCDALLDLGAGNCIKASKLFNSIKPKQYHALDISKEFLQAAVNDLQKQFPHIEMSAHAIDFSQTLAFPNLENLRKIFFFPGSSIGNYDPENADVFFSNLANQCNGNGGLLIGVDLVKDTQTLDLAYNDKLGVTAAFNLNALLYVNKLTGSNFNLANWEHHAFFNTSKSRIEMRLRALDDVKVTIPGLDSKDHVLSFKAGDLIHTENSYKYTQDHFVEKLRRAGFENIHYWTDPNNHFLVCFVNAKKIT; from the coding sequence ATGAAGCCAACCTTAACCCAGGAATTACTACTTAGCCTGACTGCCGATACACCATCGATATCGCCAAAGTTTTTCTATGATGAGATTGGCTCACATTTATTTGAGGTTATTACGCTTCTAGAGGAATACTATCCAACCCGTACTGAAAAATGGATTATGGATACCTACCAAAGTGAGATTGCTAATGCAGTGGGTTCGTGTGATGCCCTGCTTGATCTTGGGGCCGGTAATTGTATTAAGGCTAGCAAGCTTTTTAATAGCATTAAGCCCAAGCAGTACCATGCGCTTGATATTTCAAAAGAGTTTTTACAAGCAGCTGTAAATGACTTACAGAAGCAGTTTCCACATATTGAAATGTCTGCTCATGCAATTGATTTTAGCCAAACACTTGCATTTCCTAATTTAGAAAATTTACGGAAAATATTTTTCTTCCCAGGATCTTCCATTGGCAACTATGATCCCGAAAATGCAGATGTATTTTTTAGCAATCTCGCCAATCAATGCAATGGAAATGGTGGACTACTGATTGGCGTTGACTTAGTCAAGGATACCCAGACTTTAGACTTGGCTTACAACGATAAATTAGGCGTTACTGCGGCATTTAATCTAAATGCCCTGCTCTATGTAAATAAATTAACTGGTAGCAACTTCAATCTTGCAAACTGGGAACATCATGCCTTTTTCAATACATCCAAATCTCGTATTGAAATGCGCCTGCGTGCCCTAGACGATGTGAAAGTCACCATTCCGGGACTGGACTCGAAAGATCATGTTCTTAGCTTCAAAGCGGGTGATTTAATTCATACAGAAAATAGTTACAAATACACTCAAGATCATTTTGTAGAAAAACTCCGCCGAGCTGGATTCGAAAATATCCACTACTGGACCGATCCCAATAATCATTTTTTAGTCTGCTTCGTAAATGCAAAGAAGATCACTTAA
- a CDS encoding SDR family oxidoreductase: MSKVMIVTGASRGIGAATAKLAASKGFAVCVNYKSHTQEAQAVVEEIQSNGGIAIAVKADVTIVSEVNRLFTETVKAFGGLHALVNNAGILETQMRLEDMSSERIERIYNANVFSPILCIQAAIKIMSTRYQGSGGSIVNVSSVASRLGSPREYVDYAASKGAIDTLTIGLAKELAIDGIRVNAVRPGCIDTDIHASSGEPNRIERVKHLVPMQRGGTAAEVASAIVWLASDESSYTSASFIEVAGGN; encoded by the coding sequence ATGTCTAAAGTCATGATTGTTACTGGGGCTAGCCGCGGTATTGGAGCTGCGACTGCAAAACTAGCTGCTAGTAAAGGCTTTGCAGTCTGTGTTAATTACAAATCTCATACCCAAGAGGCTCAAGCTGTTGTTGAAGAGATTCAGAGCAATGGAGGCATAGCAATCGCCGTCAAGGCAGATGTGACTATTGTCAGTGAAGTAAATCGCCTGTTTACAGAAACAGTGAAGGCCTTCGGAGGACTTCACGCCCTAGTAAATAACGCTGGAATTCTAGAAACACAAATGCGCCTTGAAGATATGTCAAGTGAGCGGATTGAGCGCATCTATAATGCCAATGTCTTTTCACCAATTTTGTGCATTCAAGCAGCAATCAAAATTATGTCGACTCGTTATCAAGGATCTGGCGGATCAATTGTGAACGTCTCCTCTGTAGCATCTCGTCTTGGCTCGCCTCGGGAGTATGTAGACTATGCAGCCTCTAAAGGTGCTATAGATACACTAACAATTGGCTTAGCAAAAGAATTAGCAATCGATGGTATTCGTGTCAATGCAGTTCGCCCTGGATGTATTGATACGGATATCCATGCGAGTAGTGGGGAGCCCAATCGCATTGAACGTGTCAAACACCTTGTTCCCATGCAAAGAGGTGGGACTGCTGCTGAAGTGGCATCTGCAATTGTTTGGCTTGCTTCTGACGAATCTTCATACACAAGCGCCTCATTTATTGAAGTAGCTGGCGGAAACTAA
- a CDS encoding LysR substrate-binding domain-containing protein, with amino-acid sequence MTLTELRYIVAVARERHFGRATDACFVSQPTLSVAIRKLEEELNTQIFERTNTEVAMTSLGALIVDQAQRVLEEANSLKHLAKHGQDPLPGPLRLGAIYTIAPYLLPSLVRIARERLPNAPLFLEENFTVRLLEVLRQGALDCVVIAEPFASTGLNQIDLYDEPFLVAVPKGHPWENRPSIPHRELKEQNTLLLGTDHCFRDHVLGVCPELNRLGSGATIGEQRSFEGSSLETIRQMVVSGIGISVLPRTSAFDTASSDQLIRYIPFEDPIPTRRVCLVWRKNFPRAAAMNELAEVIRQCALPGVRYL; translated from the coding sequence ATGACACTGACAGAACTTCGCTATATCGTCGCAGTTGCACGGGAGCGCCACTTTGGTAGAGCAACGGATGCTTGCTTTGTATCTCAGCCCACCCTATCGGTGGCCATCAGAAAATTAGAGGAAGAGCTCAACACGCAAATTTTTGAGCGCACTAATACTGAAGTCGCAATGACTAGCCTGGGCGCATTAATTGTCGATCAAGCTCAGAGAGTTCTTGAAGAGGCTAACTCCTTAAAACACTTAGCAAAACATGGTCAAGATCCTCTGCCGGGCCCGCTGAGGCTTGGCGCCATCTACACCATAGCACCCTACTTATTGCCTAGCTTAGTCCGGATTGCACGAGAGCGCTTGCCAAATGCTCCCTTATTTTTAGAGGAGAACTTCACTGTTCGCCTGCTAGAGGTCTTGCGTCAAGGGGCTTTAGATTGTGTTGTGATAGCCGAGCCCTTTGCGAGCACGGGGCTCAATCAGATAGACCTGTATGACGAGCCATTTTTAGTGGCAGTACCTAAAGGCCACCCTTGGGAAAACCGGCCATCAATCCCGCATCGGGAGCTTAAAGAGCAAAACACTTTATTGCTTGGTACAGACCACTGTTTTCGAGATCATGTGCTTGGAGTCTGTCCCGAATTAAATCGCCTTGGGTCTGGTGCAACGATTGGAGAGCAGCGTAGTTTTGAGGGCTCATCACTGGAAACTATTCGACAGATGGTAGTCAGTGGCATCGGAATTTCAGTGCTGCCAAGAACATCTGCCTTTGACACAGCCTCTTCAGATCAGCTCATTCGCTACATCCCATTTGAGGATCCCATTCCAACCAGACGAGTTTGCCTCGTCTGGCGGAAGAACTTTCCACGGGCAGCCGCAATGAATGAGCTAGCTGAAGTGATTCGTCAATGCGCCTTACCAGGTGTTCGCTATCTATAA
- a CDS encoding alpha/beta fold hydrolase, whose protein sequence is MSMTLIHKWIVGLASVLCLSMAQGQGNDAACPMVAKSIAIDAGSISYLQGGQGPSILLLHGLFGQKEQWMDMACALANQGFNVIVPDLPGYGQSTVYPIAIYQLESQVTTLQRFMGSVSGKSFHIAGNSMEGAIAGLYSKQFPDEITSLAFIGAPLGVISWSDQVRDSINKGINPFIPIDNAQFDIEMGLLFAQAPVISNDIKKQLVQEYRNNNRHYQQV, encoded by the coding sequence ATGAGCATGACTTTAATTCATAAATGGATCGTTGGTTTAGCTAGTGTCTTGTGCCTGAGTATGGCGCAAGGGCAAGGCAATGATGCGGCTTGCCCTATGGTCGCTAAATCGATTGCCATCGACGCTGGTTCAATCAGTTATCTACAGGGCGGTCAGGGGCCTTCAATCTTGTTGTTGCATGGACTCTTTGGGCAAAAAGAGCAGTGGATGGATATGGCTTGTGCTTTGGCCAATCAGGGATTTAATGTGATTGTTCCTGATCTTCCTGGCTACGGACAAAGTACTGTGTACCCAATCGCTATTTATCAACTAGAGTCCCAAGTAACAACTCTTCAGCGCTTTATGGGATCGGTTAGTGGTAAATCATTTCACATTGCAGGTAATTCAATGGAAGGTGCGATTGCTGGTTTATATTCCAAGCAATTTCCTGATGAGATTACATCATTGGCTTTTATCGGCGCCCCATTGGGTGTAATTTCATGGAGTGATCAAGTAAGAGATTCCATTAATAAGGGAATTAATCCCTTTATACCCATTGATAATGCGCAATTCGATATAGAGATGGGCTTATTATTTGCGCAAGCACCAGTTATAAGTAATGACATTAAAAAGCAGTTAGTGCAAGAGTACCGCAACAATAATCGACACTATCAACAGGTTTGA